One genomic region from Sphingobacterium multivorum encodes:
- a CDS encoding DUF4959 domain-containing protein, whose amino-acid sequence MKKILALIAVLLFCGLIYSCKEELVNKPLFNDNTKPSPVSDVKVMNTEGGAIITYKLADDPSILYVKAEYKVNETISRTAKSSYYSDTVRVEGFAKEGAYKITLRTVSRNEIVSEPVEVTVNPLTPPYLSIAKSLELLPDFGGINIAYKNPKENEVGIVILADSLNTLEYLDTKYIKDAKGNFSVRGLPSKEKTFGAYVRDRWGNVSDTILVKTTPYNEVELDRSKISTLSLPGDIVGCCGSSPSVPLTGNGASDWALYGEATASTKLPSRITYDLGRTVKMSRFKLWIRVNGIAEYINGTPKMFRIYGSNNPNPDGSLDESWMPLGDSYELVKPSGLPYGKRNAEDDAAKYNGFEFVLPLPAKSIRYWRFVLISNFAQGNSMDIAALKFWGDPQ is encoded by the coding sequence ATGAAAAAGATACTTGCTTTAATCGCAGTTTTATTGTTTTGTGGGCTAATTTATTCCTGCAAAGAAGAACTGGTCAATAAACCTTTATTTAATGACAATACCAAACCTTCGCCTGTTTCAGATGTAAAGGTTATGAATACAGAGGGTGGAGCGATTATTACCTACAAACTCGCTGATGACCCTTCGATATTATATGTCAAGGCTGAATATAAAGTAAATGAAACTATTAGTAGAACGGCGAAATCCTCTTATTATTCAGACACGGTTCGGGTGGAAGGATTTGCCAAGGAAGGTGCTTATAAGATAACGCTTCGTACAGTAAGTCGTAATGAAATCGTGTCAGAACCAGTAGAAGTAACGGTTAATCCGCTTACACCACCCTACTTGTCTATTGCGAAGTCATTGGAATTGTTACCTGATTTTGGTGGAATCAATATCGCCTATAAGAATCCTAAAGAAAATGAAGTGGGAATTGTCATTCTTGCAGACTCTCTTAACACACTTGAATACCTCGATACGAAATATATTAAAGATGCGAAGGGTAATTTTTCAGTACGAGGGTTACCATCAAAAGAGAAGACTTTTGGTGCCTATGTTCGCGATCGTTGGGGCAATGTTTCCGATACCATTTTAGTGAAGACTACCCCCTATAATGAAGTCGAGCTTGATCGAAGTAAGATTTCTACTTTATCACTTCCGGGAGATATTGTGGGATGTTGCGGTTCTTCTCCAAGTGTACCGTTGACTGGAAATGGTGCATCAGACTGGGCGTTATATGGCGAGGCCACGGCATCAACTAAACTACCTAGTCGAATTACTTACGATTTGGGGCGTACCGTAAAAATGAGCCGTTTTAAATTATGGATTCGCGTCAACGGTATTGCAGAATACATCAATGGTACGCCAAAGATGTTTCGAATTTATGGTAGTAACAATCCTAATCCAGATGGTAGCTTGGACGAAAGTTGGATGCCCTTGGGAGATAGCTATGAACTGGTCAAACCTTCAGGTCTACCTTACGGAAAACGCAATGCGGAAGATGATGCCGCCAAGTATAATGGATTTGAATTTGTATTGCCTTTGCCGGCGAAGTCTATTCGATATTGGCGGTTTGTTTTGATTTCCAATTTTGCACAAGGTAACAGTATGGATATTGCTGCACTTAAGTTTTGGGGAGATCCACAGTAA
- a CDS encoding DUF4998 domain-containing protein: protein MKKNLIFLIICTGILSSCTKMDHSYKPYLEDGERIYPGMPSGVMVNTGKNRAQVQFAKSQDPNVENYLIYWNDGADSVSVPQAKDLDTIRTTIANLKEQTYNFEILSVDKNSNRSLRVLKSAKVYGDGYEASLFNRSIVKASVEDANKVKIEFAAADIGNVSTEITYTNDKGTAGRLVIPSTENVAMINDWKLGTKVMYRSQFKPNVTAIDVFNVKEEQKMRVQKDVSSIYLKNYKQPFLSIQTENRFRDPKGWIVNATVQNHGGMGGWASNDNTVLCMESGWGVPNIINGKLYQTVVLSKGDYGVEIDLGSNGVNNSQVRIVAAAGNTLPDFTADFQVPSALGTGNLGGKKMEFSMTMDGTVSLGFLANMVGDQYWRVSKVALYQYY, encoded by the coding sequence ATGAAGAAAAACTTAATATTTTTAATTATTTGCACGGGAATACTAAGTTCTTGTACAAAAATGGACCATTCCTATAAACCTTATCTCGAAGATGGCGAGCGTATATATCCGGGGATGCCATCTGGAGTAATGGTAAATACAGGTAAAAATAGAGCACAGGTTCAATTTGCGAAAAGCCAAGATCCTAACGTAGAAAATTATCTTATCTATTGGAATGATGGTGCTGATTCGGTTTCTGTGCCACAGGCGAAGGATCTTGACACGATAAGGACTACCATTGCAAATTTGAAGGAACAGACCTATAATTTTGAAATTTTGTCGGTCGATAAAAATAGTAACAGGTCTTTACGAGTATTAAAATCCGCCAAAGTGTATGGCGATGGATACGAGGCATCGTTATTTAATCGTAGCATTGTCAAAGCATCTGTGGAGGATGCTAATAAAGTTAAGATTGAATTTGCAGCTGCAGATATTGGAAATGTATCGACAGAGATTACTTATACCAATGACAAGGGAACTGCGGGTCGATTGGTTATCCCCAGCACTGAGAACGTAGCTATGATCAATGATTGGAAGTTGGGAACTAAAGTGATGTATCGGTCTCAGTTTAAACCTAATGTTACGGCCATCGACGTTTTCAATGTTAAAGAGGAACAGAAAATGCGTGTACAAAAAGATGTGTCGTCAATCTATTTGAAAAACTATAAACAACCATTTCTATCCATCCAAACTGAAAATCGCTTTCGTGATCCTAAAGGTTGGATAGTCAATGCAACTGTTCAAAATCATGGTGGAATGGGCGGTTGGGCGTCGAATGATAATACGGTATTGTGCATGGAATCTGGGTGGGGGGTACCCAATATCATCAATGGTAAGTTGTATCAAACAGTTGTGTTATCTAAGGGTGACTATGGTGTGGAGATTGATCTCGGATCGAATGGCGTAAATAATTCCCAGGTTCGGATTGTTGCTGCAGCAGGAAATACACTACCTGATTTTACGGCAGATTTTCAGGTTCCCTCCGCTTTAGGGACTGGGAATTTAGGCGGTAAAAAAATGGAGTTCTCTATGACCATGGATGGGACAGTCTCATTGGGATTTTTGGCTAATATGGTCGGCGATCAGTATTGGCGTGTTTCCAAGGTTGCCTTATATCAATATTACTGA
- a CDS encoding RagB/SusD family nutrient uptake outer membrane protein, whose translation MKLYKILILGVLIFSVVSCKKYLDVIPDNIATIDNAFSLRNQAEKYLFTCYSFLPKLGDMENPAFLGSGEFITPNPGISPLDANQKLIDLAYGQQNKVSPIYNAWDGENGPRSYYQGIRHCNIFLENIGRVPDIKESERNKWIAEVKFLKAYYHFSLLRMYGPIPVIKENLPISASVEEVKVKREPVDTVVNYIVQILDEASTDLPTVIANQGDELGRITKPIALSVKAQVLILAASPLFNGNSDYANFKNKDGQALIATAFESSKWQRAATACKEAIDACHEAGNTIFYFEPPFNMKSLSEATQYCMNIRGAITEDWNSETIWGMSNSKSNTSWLQNITTPRSEIQEVSGALLAATINSAEMFYTRNGVPIEEDKTWDYNGRFKRLKTISQSDKSLMNPNYTTSSFNLDRELRFYADLAFDRSSLFGFGRLDETNLLYLNTIWGQTNTTGNNSRFSCTGYWPKKLINYKNTGSKDRYNIVTYVWPAIRLSNLYLLYAEALNEVGGPSEDVLKWVDLVRKRAGLKGITESWANFSKNPAKPTTKDGLRNIIHRETLIEFMFEGESYWSMRRWKDLDLMNQPRTGWDVFQTTTENFYRLKTIFVPNYTYRDFLFPIKEYDLAVNPNLVQNPKW comes from the coding sequence ATGAAATTATATAAAATACTGATCTTAGGGGTACTGATCTTTTCTGTCGTCTCTTGCAAGAAATATCTGGATGTGATTCCGGATAATATTGCAACGATTGACAATGCATTTAGTCTCCGCAATCAAGCAGAAAAATACTTGTTTACCTGTTATTCGTTTTTACCGAAACTGGGGGATATGGAAAATCCGGCATTTTTGGGATCAGGGGAGTTTATTACACCTAATCCTGGGATTTCACCCTTAGACGCCAACCAAAAACTTATCGATCTGGCCTATGGACAGCAAAATAAAGTAAGCCCAATTTATAATGCTTGGGATGGTGAAAATGGTCCCCGATCGTATTATCAAGGTATTCGCCATTGTAATATTTTTTTAGAAAATATTGGTCGAGTCCCTGACATTAAAGAATCTGAACGGAATAAATGGATAGCCGAAGTAAAGTTTCTAAAAGCCTATTATCATTTTAGTTTATTGCGGATGTATGGACCTATTCCTGTTATCAAAGAAAATCTGCCAATTTCCGCTTCTGTGGAGGAGGTGAAGGTGAAGCGCGAGCCAGTTGATACTGTCGTTAATTATATTGTACAAATTTTAGACGAAGCAAGTACTGATTTACCAACTGTCATCGCAAATCAAGGAGATGAGCTTGGTCGGATCACGAAACCTATCGCTTTGTCTGTCAAAGCGCAGGTGCTCATATTGGCCGCAAGTCCATTATTTAATGGAAATTCGGATTATGCAAATTTTAAAAATAAAGATGGACAAGCATTGATTGCGACAGCTTTCGAATCTAGTAAATGGCAAAGGGCCGCCACCGCTTGTAAGGAAGCGATAGATGCCTGTCACGAAGCTGGAAATACCATCTTCTATTTCGAGCCTCCATTTAATATGAAATCACTCAGCGAAGCTACGCAATATTGCATGAACATTCGTGGTGCTATTACCGAAGATTGGAATAGTGAAACAATCTGGGGCATGTCCAATTCAAAGTCCAATACAAGCTGGCTGCAGAATATAACCACACCTCGTTCGGAAATACAGGAAGTTTCAGGGGCACTGCTTGCTGCAACTATTAATTCGGCAGAAATGTTTTATACACGAAACGGTGTTCCGATTGAAGAGGACAAGACCTGGGACTATAATGGACGTTTTAAACGATTGAAGACAATCTCGCAATCGGATAAAAGCCTAATGAACCCCAATTATACGACATCCTCTTTCAATTTAGATCGTGAACTTCGCTTTTACGCAGATTTAGCTTTCGATCGTTCGTCCTTATTCGGTTTTGGACGGCTGGATGAAACCAATTTATTGTATCTGAATACAATTTGGGGACAAACGAATACGACAGGAAATAATAGCCGGTTTTCCTGTACAGGCTATTGGCCTAAAAAGTTGATTAATTATAAAAATACGGGAAGTAAAGACCGCTATAATATCGTTACTTATGTTTGGCCTGCAATTCGTTTGTCCAACCTGTATTTGCTCTATGCTGAGGCACTAAATGAGGTAGGTGGGCCTTCGGAAGACGTACTTAAATGGGTAGACTTGGTACGAAAACGTGCAGGGCTGAAAGGCATTACTGAATCTTGGGCAAATTTTTCGAAAAATCCAGCTAAACCAACGACAAAAGATGGTTTACGAAATATTATTCACCGTGAAACCTTGATCGAATTTATGTTTGAAGGGGAAAGTTACTGGAGCATGCGTAGATGGAAAGATTTGGATCTGATGAATCAGCCGAGAACAGGCTGGGATGTATTTCAAACTACGACGGAAAACTTCTACCGCTTAAAAACGATTTTCGTACCTAACTATACTTATCGTGATTTTCTGTTCCCGATCAAAGAGTATGATCTCGCGGTTAATCCTAATCTTGTCCAAAATCCAAAATGGTAA